The Juglans regia cultivar Chandler chromosome 16, Walnut 2.0, whole genome shotgun sequence nucleotide sequence tcaaatcatatcaatttataaatttatttttataagatgttttttGACCGCTAGGCCAAATTagccttttcatttctttaaaaaaaaaatttttattcatatttttttatcattttaaaacatttttaaaaaatataaaaaaaataatcaatacattaatagtcaattctttaattattaagtaaagaaaaaaaattaaaaaataaaataaaataaatgaagtgtCAAAATGAGTGGACAAAGtagtaattttcttaaaaataataccctAACAAATAAACTAGATATCTCAAGAGTATGCAATAAACGCCCAGCCACCTAACTCGACCATCAAGCCCAATTTAgacagtctaattttaagctgagtctaacatccaaacattaaattcttaaatcaataaatttatcttaactcaaaaactTTTTACACGTAgaacccacaattttttttaacttctcataaatatatctaaacttatcttaacatttacacacatataaatttatcttaagtGAGTTTCAGAAAACTCACTTtaatatctcaactcattactatttatataaaactcaATTCATGACTCTATCGGATCTTTAATTTGTCAGCTCAGGTTTTGACACAACAAGGGCTTTTGTCACAAAGTCTAAATTCGAACATGCCCTCCTAAGAGCATTTTCAATAGAATaactaaatgtaaaataaatatactttttagCTATTAAGACAACAAAACCGtccacattggattaggcaAAGGGTAACTACAGTAACTTTTAGCTacaataattctaaaattaaaaccaaatttgataccaaatttttattttattatttcttttataactcTTCCTCTTGCTGATACCTCCATTTGCCTTTGCTTTTGGGCTtgctttaattcttttttacttttgtgtttattttagtttattattgCTTTTGTGTGTGCACGCTATCCTGCACCCATATTTTGATGAACTATGTAATACATGTCCATTAaccaattaaataaattagaatatgactattaattaacatataatcatataataagtagaatgataaaattaaataaattaatattattttattactatataataaataaataaataatttaatgtagagatttgatgtgaatataaTATCTTaagtcaaattcatctcatattattttattgttatataatgaaaaaaataaataatttaatgtgaaaatttaatatgaataaaatagtcaaagtcaaattcatcatttatgagtgatttaaatttaaagatgagttgagatggtttgtgaatagtagaataaaagttgaattatttattatattttatgtaaaaatttagaaaagttgttttgaaatttgaaaaaattgaattatttattatattttgtgtgaaaatttgagaaaattataataataaaatgagatgagttgaggtgggttaaGATAGGTTATGAATACAaacgaaatgaaatgaaaattcgAGAGTGCTCTAAGGGCAGATTTgagggatgagatgaaaattttatattttattttagtgtttaaaatattacgttttagtattattattattttaagatttaaaaaagttgaattagaatttgaaaaaattgaattgtttattatattttatatataaatttaaaaaatttgtaataataagatgagataagatgaaaattttgtctCTCATCCAACTTCCAAACCTGTCCTAACTGTCGGCTTCCCATCGGTCCTTTACGCCTTCCTTGCGTGGAAGAACCGGTTTCTCTTTTTGTGCTGGTTTCTTAAAGGAATATGCTCTGATGTTCTTCTTTATGCTCTTGAGGAAACAGCTGTGTTCGATCTGTTTCTAGGCTGCAACCTTGTCTTTTTCCTCTTCACATTTTTCTCCCAATTTATGATGTATTCCataaaatctttcaattctttcATAATGCATGTATATGTTATTTTCAAAGGAAGACAATAAGTATTATTTCACCAAGAAACCATACATCTATCTAAATGAATTTCAACAAATCTcacaaagattttataaaaataaattcacaaattaatatgattttatctaATACATTAAATTTTCTTTACAATAACATAAATTCCAACCAGTCACAcaaagattttgtaaaaataaactcacaactTAATATAgattcatatgatacgttatattttctttataataaaaaaaattttacaatctaatgtatcatattaaATTCCGTCAATttgtgataatttatttttgtaaaactcaTTTTTGACTAAAGCATTTTTTCTCCGAGGAAAGATATGTTGGTCCTTCACAACATATTAAAATTTGTGTCCTTCATTCTAATACTCTAGAAATATCTCCGGACATTATCTATAGTTAAGTTTAAGATAAGTCTACCGGTAAAGATAAATACAGAATAAAATACACTCAGAAAGAGAAAGTATATATGAGACGAAAAAGAAAAGAGCATCGAAGCTGCCCTTAATAGTTAATTGTCAAGCTCAGGCCCAAGCAGATTCAGGTGGGCTTTAGAGTGTTCAACAAGACAActaaaaactttattaaaaaacctctcttatttgagatgaaaaaaaaaaaaaaaacaattaaaatcagCTTGGTTGAAAACAAGTATCGTGGTtgattgaaaggaaaaaaaaaacatatatgggtgatataaaaagaagagaggTGAGACTATCGTAATGGATGCAAATTgccaaataataattataataataataataataaatagtgtaATAAAGGTTACTTTATATTTGTTAGAGCACTGATATCGATCTctttaaaattgagaaatattcaaaatttaaatgattcGTAGTTTAAAACGTTGCATTGGAGTTAGTGAACAATCAAAACTCCAACTTTGAGTTACAGTGCATTTACTTTCATCTCCATATGTGGAGAGATACTGTTCATAGTCTATtcccattattttattacaaaataactTCCTCAAACTTTTAGATTAATGCCACCACGGTTTAAGTATTAATCAGGATtaattaggttgagaaaaaaaattagttgagaaacaataatttaagtatcaaattaaattattaattaacatatggttggtgtaattgtaaaatatgaaaaaaaattaaaaatattattattaaaaaaataatattatattattattttgactaatctaataactaatttaatgtggggttatggctagagatgttttgaatttataaaaaatatatactttttatcgaattttagagatgattttgatgaagccaatacAAATGctcttaattttcattttggggccttaatattctttttcctttggaGGCCTTCTCAAAGGGGCTTCTCAAGTGCTGGTCTTGATTGCCTACCTCTTTGAGGCAGCAACCACACCACAGTAACGAGAGGCATCCCCACCCAAAGAtacatttgttttcttttctttttgtttatgcGACAGAGAATTTAAGAATCAAAAGATTTGTAGAGATTAGAGCTTGATCACAagaataataatactatataccaCGTTATTATCTCACTTTCATCGGAATTTATAAACATGACACTTTCCATTGTGTAAGGATCGGTATAAGAATGTGAGATATATGTTTAGTTAGCatcagttatttaaaaaataactttgacGAAAAGTGGCTTCATACATTCGTGCTTGAATTTGATCTTTGTGTATAGCATAAGAAACATGATGTTTGTTTTAAGAGTTCATTTTACATCTATATTTCTCAAAATGTGATGTCtgagaatttaaatttttacaaatgcGAATGCATTTAGATATGATAAAGAATTTGATAGGATTTATTTCTAAGTATctttgtaatattaaaataataaccaTAACAAGACTTTCACGTAGTCTAATATGACTAACAATATccagttcaaaaaaaaaaaaaacaaatagtatCATCAAAGGGTTAGAAATAGtggttgtgaatttttttattttttattttttatttttgttggctTAGGgatagattttatttaaaattcttaatttggGGATTGGGAacaactagagagagagagagaccagggTTTTATAGCAATTTTCAAGCTAGAACAATGGTACCACGTTATCACAAACTTAAAGAACATGAATTTTCAGAAGCAATTAGCAACAAAGCACAACACTTCATAAAGCTAAAGAAACCGAGCTTAATTTAAGTGTAGTAGGGTCCAATCAACAAAGACAATGAACTCACACTAGGTATCGTGAAAGCAATCCATCAAGATACAAGTAAATACATACTAGAACAAACATGGTAAAATGACTAGACTGAGGAACTTGAAAAGAcctactcatcatcctcctgGTATTGCTTGAGAACCTCGGCACATCCAGACAAGGCCCTCTCCTTTGTGAAGCCCATTGCATTGACAAAACGATTGTTGGAAGCCATACCATTGTAGCCGGTGAGGATGACGCGGGCACGGTCACGTCCTGGGGATGCTGTTGCACAGTCGTGCTGGGGGCTGCTAACGAGCATGGCATCACAAAGCTGGTCCTGATGGTCTTCGGTGACCAAGATGCTATAGGTTCCAGTGGAGTCAGTAGTCCCCTCCTTGCTGTATACAAGTTGCATTGACTTTCGGTCTTTACATTCCACCCTAACCTTGGCACCTGTGAAGCACATGAACAATTACATGTATTGCAACATCAACTATAAATGAGTCAGAACAAAGATCTTCTTCAAACAATTTGAACAAACAGATGCTATTGAGGAGATATAGGAACTATAAATGATACATACTGCAGGTGATGGTCATAAGTTTTACATCGTTCTGCAGTACCAAAAATCAGCAATCACATATGACATGACTGGATAATGCATGGATAGAGCCATATAGGCCATGAAAATACCCAACGAACTCACAGAACCTCTTCGAATGAACAAGAGGTTGTCTCGATGCTAGGACCAGACTAGTGATCACATCTGTGAACTAAACGGGCTTTTCTTACTAAAAGTTTGTGCAAGACTATGATCAGAGCTCCATTTGCCAAAAACAATTTCTTAAAAGCGATCCCCCTTAATAATGTGTCATGGGGGACGATTTTTCGAGATCCCAACCAGCATTGTGGAGGGAAGGGGCACCATCATTGAATCACAACGGCTCCTACCAATGCAGGATGTCCAGACCCATGAGTCATGACCCATTTCTTTTACTAATCCTTGGAAAAAATGATTCACTCTCTTCCTAAAAGATGCCCCCTTTTCCGGTTCATCCCCGGGGTTTCCCACTCTAGTTTCCTCCATTACTTCAAGAACGAAAAAGGTTTTGTCACAGAGACCATTCGGAGAGAGGATTATCTATAAACCCCACGGAGACTCCGCAATAAATTAATAGCTCAGGTACATCATCATCTATTGCAGACCTCAAATGAGTAATCTTTACGATTTTTGtgcaaataaatatatatattagtttcaaCACTTCGTTGGTCTtgatttaaacattaatttacaCATACTGTGCACAATGACAGAcgtaaaaaatatcattttcttctatctCTGATCTAAATCAAAACTATTGcgatataaaaaacaaaatctttcAGATCCAAATGGCAAAAAgaaatcaccaccaccaccgatATACGATTTGTACACCCAAAGCCACAAACCTCAAAACAAACACTATACTAGCAGTAGTTTCTAAGATCAGCCAAGCAAATCTCAGATCCAACATATTAGAAACCCATtagcaaaaagagaaaagagaaacgTGACAGTACCCGGAATGTAGGTGGTGGCGGAGGTCTCGAAACCGGCGCGGCAGGTGTCGCAGAAAACTTTACCTTTCACTATGAAGGGGTTTCTGGTCGGGCGGCCGGCGCTAACCATAAGTGCAGGGAGGATTAGAGAGAGCGCAAAAAGCAAAGCTGTTTTCGACATTGTTGCTTGCTTGGAGAGATTTGAGAGATAATGTGATTGAGCGAGCGAAGTGTGAGAGAGACTATAACTCGAGGGACAGATATATGGTGGAcgtattggaaatttggaatcaTGCCGCGTTGGAGAAAATCAAAGGGTAGTGCCTGTGCTACACGATAGTTCAACCGAAGATTTCAACCGACAtgcacttatttatttattttttcttctttttctttaatcatattttatatatctttaaatagttttaaaaaataaaataaaaaaataccaaatcattaatatttactttcttagCTATTTAGTAAATTCAATCGTTCacaactagcattttccaaaatgaaaagagaaaagctACTCCTACCCATCCCGAtcccgataatttttttttatttaataattaaaaaaatattttataatgatattgtgttttgtttaaaaaaaatgtttaaagatataaaaaaatgaataaaaaaaacccaataggTCTTGTCGGAGCCATTCTCGAGCTACACTATCGATAGGTATAGCACGGCTCATGTAAAAACCTTCCAtgttaattatgttaaaaaataattgacttttttttttaactttttaaatttataataggcTTTCAGTATAATTGGTGTGTTACACTAGGTTTCTTTAGAGCAAAACTcatattagatataaaaatgttttaatattttataaaaataaatttataaattgacgtaatttaatatgatatattatatcgtaaatctatttttattataaattacatCTAAAGTATCATATAAATCCatgttaaaatttaatgtttacaatttataatttatacacgAATGAGGGTGACACGCAACGGCGAATCTatgaaggggggggggggtcatgGCCCctccaaagtttgaaaaaaaaaaataatatatattaatttttatgattaaataagattatattaattcatattGTGTTGGCtcttctctaaaaaattatctttgttctctttacaaaattattttgatcttataaattattttgattcagaaatagaagaaaatatattttattataattttagcttTACTCGGTCACTGTACAATAAATTCCTGATTCCACCACTAGTGACACGTCATCTATACATATTACGACACATTTTATGTTCTATTATAAAATgtcatattattaaaattatttatataaatactaatttttacgGACGTATTGCTATAAGATAGGAATACAATATGTTTATACTTTTAAGActataaaataatcactattattttttacaataattatgtattttataattatacgaaaaattactcttaattaatttttagggAGGATGAAAGGAAAGAGGTTGGTTGGCGGGtggtgaaaaaaatttaatataaaatatgaagataaaaaaataaaattatatatttttaaataagtgtgTAGAATGTGAAGTTTCTAGTGTGAATAGTACAATTCGTAAAAGAAAGAGCATGAAGAGTGGCGTAAAGGGAGAGAAGCCGGCTCCATGTGTCGGTGTTCACATGGGAATGTGGGGCTGCGGAAGCAAAACTTAAAGACGATGAGCTGTGTCCCGCTACTCTACGCGTTCTTTcctaatatctaattttattttatttgatttatatatataacaataatatctacacaatatattttataatatatattttaaaatgataatatttttataaaataatattacttttataaaatatgttgtgaaaagtTATGtgaatttatcatttatatatatatatatatacttccacAAAAACTTGGAGATAATTaacatttttgtaatttgaaatatttttatcaattaattaatacttgGCTTTatcattttacaataaaaattatattcagcaGCCTTACACTATACATTtgattagagagaaaaaaataaaaaaaaaataaagactcaCATTAGCATATGTGTAATATAagatatcaaaaaaaaaaaaaaaacttatatataatttaagactGTTGAGTAGAACATCTCTTTTACATTTATGATACTTGGTCTATTCAACGGGTTCGCATTATAGACAGCCGGTgtagttttgcattttcaacaTCCTCCCTGGTATTTGGCTGTCCATTAATATTGCATGCCAGGGAGTCCCATCCCAACCGGATCCAGATTAATTTCTTTCTGTCTGTCTGTCACCTTTTTACTTTGTTATATAATCCAAGGTGTGACCATGGTAGCACCTTCCGACTAATGTGGCTCAAACCCGCTAGAGCTAAATTAGAGAATTCAATcgtaatttttttctctaatggAGTTGGCTCTCTCAAGTTAAAGTTCAATAACCTTATAATCCAGTTCCAGGTTTGATCTTAACCACACTAAAGAATTCTTAAGTGATTAATACTAACAGTTTAAGGTGAATTCTATCTTCATTCCATCTCCTTATTGTCCATTCTTTCCCAAGCAATACCAATAGCTATATGGAAAATGGGTTGCTCA carries:
- the LOC109012461 gene encoding protein DOWNSTREAM OF FLC-like produces the protein MSKTALLFALSLILPALMVSAGRPTRNPFIVKGKVFCDTCRAGFETSATTYIPGAKVRVECKDRKSMQLVYSKEGTTDSTGTYSILVTEDHQDQLCDAMLVSSPQHDCATASPGRDRARVILTGYNGMASNNRFVNAMGFTKERALSGCAEVLKQYQEDDE